A DNA window from Polynucleobacter sp. AP-Titi-500A-B4 contains the following coding sequences:
- a CDS encoding aldehyde dehydrogenase — translation MSTSNKQVPIRGLFIDGKEVPASQSDLLDVLNPATGEMLAQIAHATDADVDKAVKSSAKAFASPEWSAMSNRTRAKLINKLADVFEANLEEIYTLETANNGRSLNETRAQVSRLPDFFRYNAGLAIARRDSVIPVDGNYLNYTLRTPIGVVGNSTPFNHPLMIMVKSLAPTLASGCTTVVKPSEYTPLTTLRLAQLFVDAGLPPGVFNVITGLGPSTGKALAEHPGLAKWVLTGGTEAGRITGALAGSNFAHQTLELGGKTPVLVFDDFNVDQAVNYAAFGAFIGAGQTCICGSRQIVQAKIYDEFVEKLAAKAKSIRIGNPIDASVQLGPVVSARQQQRVLKYIDIGLNEDKARLVAGGKVPTDPALKDGFFVEPTVFADVTRNMRIFQEEVFGPFVSVTKFTTEEEGLELANDSPFGLAGAIRTNDVTRAHRVAAKLKCGIVWVNDHHRLDPASPWGGIKDSGIGRECGTESFDQHFETKSIMIRMDDAPFDWYKDTASQPRLN, via the coding sequence ATGTCAACATCAAACAAGCAAGTACCCATTCGTGGATTATTCATTGATGGTAAGGAAGTACCTGCCTCTCAGTCGGATTTATTAGACGTATTAAATCCAGCAACTGGAGAGATGCTTGCTCAAATCGCCCACGCTACTGATGCGGATGTTGATAAGGCGGTAAAGAGTTCCGCTAAAGCATTTGCTAGCCCCGAGTGGAGCGCTATGTCAAATCGCACAAGAGCAAAACTGATCAATAAACTTGCTGATGTTTTTGAAGCTAATTTAGAAGAAATCTACACACTAGAAACTGCCAATAATGGACGCTCATTAAATGAGACCCGCGCACAAGTTTCCCGCTTACCCGATTTTTTCCGCTACAACGCTGGTCTAGCGATTGCACGACGCGACTCTGTGATTCCAGTGGATGGTAATTACCTTAACTACACTTTGCGCACCCCAATTGGAGTGGTTGGCAACTCAACACCGTTTAATCATCCCCTGATGATCATGGTAAAAAGTTTGGCTCCCACCCTCGCTTCAGGTTGTACTACTGTCGTTAAGCCTTCTGAATACACACCACTGACTACATTGCGTCTGGCGCAGCTATTTGTTGATGCCGGTTTACCTCCAGGAGTGTTTAACGTGATTACTGGCCTTGGCCCCTCAACAGGTAAAGCACTTGCTGAACACCCTGGCTTAGCAAAGTGGGTTCTTACTGGAGGAACTGAGGCAGGCCGCATTACTGGTGCACTTGCTGGCAGCAACTTCGCTCACCAAACTTTAGAGCTAGGTGGAAAAACTCCTGTACTCGTATTTGATGACTTCAATGTTGATCAGGCCGTGAATTACGCTGCCTTTGGTGCCTTCATTGGAGCAGGTCAAACCTGTATTTGCGGAAGTCGCCAAATTGTGCAAGCCAAAATCTATGATGAGTTTGTTGAAAAGTTAGCTGCTAAAGCTAAATCTATTCGCATTGGCAATCCAATTGACGCAAGCGTTCAGCTTGGGCCCGTTGTTTCTGCTCGCCAGCAACAACGCGTTCTTAAATACATTGATATTGGTTTAAATGAAGATAAAGCACGTTTAGTTGCAGGCGGCAAAGTGCCAACTGACCCAGCATTGAAAGATGGATTCTTTGTCGAGCCCACTGTCTTTGCCGATGTCACCAGAAATATGCGCATTTTCCAAGAAGAAGTATTTGGGCCCTTTGTATCAGTCACCAAATTTACTACCGAAGAGGAAGGTCTTGAATTGGCCAATGATTCTCCTTTTGGACTTGCAGGCGCGATCCGCACGAATGACGTGACTAGAGCACACCGTGTTGCCGCCAAACTCAAGTGCGGCATTGTTTGGGTAAATGACCACCACCGCCTAGATCCAGCCTCCCCTTGGGGTGGCATCAAGGACTCCGGCATTGGCCGAGAGTGCGGAACAGAATCTTTTGATCAACACTTTGAAACGAAGAGCATCATGATTCGCATGGATGATGCGCCATTTGACTGGTACAAAGATACTGCTAGCCAACCACGTCTCAATTAA
- a CDS encoding alpha/beta fold hydrolase: MTNKTLTIGNKKLSLDISGSGKPIVLFHSLLADSSSFAPLAEELVKTHQVICLNLPGFEGSDFVGGELNTIADHIAQGIESLQLSEKPIFLGNGYGGFIALITSIRHPALASRLVLADCGAMFSEPGRAAFRGMSAAAKEKGLEAIADVAMRRLFAPEFQEQNPDLVADRKKRFLALDTDTFHGACAALASLDIRDQLSKVAQPVLVLVGELDEATPSAMSVELHAGLPNASLNIMPGLAHVPQLQAPGVFMNAIRNFINA, from the coding sequence ATGACAAATAAAACACTCACCATTGGCAACAAGAAGTTGAGCTTAGATATTTCTGGCTCAGGAAAACCAATTGTTTTATTCCACTCCCTATTAGCAGATAGCAGTTCTTTTGCACCCTTAGCTGAAGAATTAGTGAAAACTCATCAAGTGATTTGTTTGAATCTTCCTGGTTTTGAGGGCTCTGATTTTGTGGGTGGTGAGCTCAATACCATTGCAGACCATATCGCTCAAGGAATTGAATCACTCCAGCTGTCTGAGAAGCCAATATTTTTAGGCAATGGCTACGGCGGGTTTATCGCCCTCATTACTAGCATCCGACATCCAGCATTAGCCTCACGCCTAGTATTGGCAGATTGTGGAGCGATGTTCTCTGAGCCTGGACGTGCCGCATTCCGCGGAATGTCAGCAGCAGCCAAAGAAAAGGGGTTAGAAGCGATTGCAGATGTAGCAATGCGTCGCTTATTTGCTCCCGAGTTTCAAGAGCAGAATCCCGACTTAGTTGCGGATAGAAAAAAACGTTTCTTGGCTCTCGATACAGATACATTTCATGGTGCGTGTGCAGCTTTAGCAAGCCTCGATATTAGAGATCAACTTTCTAAAGTAGCCCAACCTGTTTTAGTGCTTGTGGGTGAACTAGATGAGGCAACCCCTTCTGCTATGTCGGTAGAGCTTCATGCTGGATTACCAAATGCAAGCTTAAATATCATGCCAGGATTGGCGCATGTTCCGCAGTTGCAAGCTCCAGGCGTGTTTATGAATGCGATCCGCAACTTTATTAATGCCTAA
- the maiA gene encoding maleylacetoacetate isomerase, whose amino-acid sequence MSVTLYGYWRSLAAYRVRVALNLKGIPFEEISINLAGGEQFGEVYSSLNPQHVVPLLKHNEFEIVQSLAILEYIDDVWPQPQLIPGTPIEKAKIRALSLITIADTHPLIVPRVRNFINQAWDLGEGEQTRWSQHWFTKGNQAIESMLIKLGESKAYAFGNEVTIADIALASHVIGAKLFNVDMSTAPTLQGIFENCMKLPAFANAHPLKQPGAPKVS is encoded by the coding sequence ATGAGTGTCACCCTCTACGGATATTGGCGATCCCTAGCCGCTTATCGCGTTCGGGTCGCACTCAATCTAAAGGGAATTCCCTTTGAGGAAATATCCATCAACTTAGCAGGCGGGGAGCAATTTGGAGAGGTGTATAGCTCACTCAATCCGCAGCATGTTGTTCCGCTACTCAAGCACAATGAATTTGAAATCGTGCAATCTCTTGCAATTCTCGAGTACATTGATGACGTCTGGCCACAACCACAACTGATTCCTGGTACCCCTATAGAGAAAGCGAAAATCAGGGCGCTATCGCTAATTACTATTGCAGATACACACCCACTGATCGTCCCTAGGGTTAGAAACTTTATAAATCAAGCGTGGGATCTTGGCGAAGGCGAACAAACTCGGTGGTCGCAACATTGGTTTACCAAAGGCAATCAAGCAATTGAAAGTATGTTGATTAAATTAGGCGAATCCAAAGCCTATGCCTTTGGTAATGAAGTGACGATTGCTGACATTGCCTTAGCATCTCATGTCATTGGGGCCAAACTTTTTAATGTCGATATGAGTACTGCACCGACCCTACAGGGCATTTTTGAAAACTGCATGAAGCTGCCTGCTTTTGCAAATGCGCACCCTCTTAAACAGCCTGGCGCGCCCAAAGTCTCCTAA
- a CDS encoding extracellular solute-binding protein — protein MAQLEVMISGGFSGPYNQMLPAFEQVTGIKVVTKSGASQGSGPKTIKAQLAAGATADVVILSREGLEELMTQNKIIPNSDVDLARAPLGLAVPVGNPKPDISTTKAFSTALVKAKKIVVPGSTSGIYLTEELFPRLGIKNQLTVQVTERGSQATAVLAAREANIAVQPSSELVNIPGVDYVGALPSDIQLIQTFAAAIVVNSPNQTAAKKLIQYLSSPSAAEPIKHSGMNAVR, from the coding sequence ATGGCACAGCTTGAAGTCATGATCTCAGGGGGCTTTTCGGGTCCATATAACCAAATGCTTCCCGCTTTTGAGCAAGTAACTGGTATTAAAGTTGTCACCAAGTCAGGCGCATCCCAAGGCAGCGGTCCAAAAACCATCAAAGCACAACTTGCTGCCGGCGCAACAGCAGATGTCGTTATCTTATCGCGTGAGGGCTTAGAAGAGCTGATGACCCAAAACAAGATTATTCCAAATTCAGATGTGGATTTAGCACGGGCACCTTTAGGATTGGCTGTACCAGTTGGTAACCCTAAGCCTGATATCTCAACTACCAAAGCGTTTTCAACTGCATTAGTTAAGGCTAAAAAAATTGTTGTGCCAGGGAGCACCAGTGGAATTTATCTGACAGAAGAACTATTTCCAAGGCTTGGCATTAAAAATCAACTTACAGTGCAAGTGACCGAACGAGGCTCACAAGCTACTGCGGTTTTGGCTGCGCGCGAAGCCAATATTGCTGTTCAACCCAGCAGTGAGCTGGTCAATATTCCCGGGGTTGATTATGTAGGCGCACTTCCAAGCGATATTCAGCTCATTCAAACTTTTGCAGCAGCTATTGTTGTTAACTCGCCCAACCAAACCGCTGCCAAAAAGCTGATTCAATACCTCAGTTCACCAAGCGCAGCAGAGCCAATTAAGCATAGTGGTATGAATGCTGTTCGCTAA
- a CDS encoding amidohydrolase family protein encodes MHNRRSFLKTSGKALGGLFFCGCGLSHAAEGQPKRVTPVFINGKRIKTIDVHAHCMFQDAIDLMVEDAKSVPPPTKGVPEHFIKINERIKAMEAQGIDMQVLSINPYWYRKDKETAAEICRLNNLHLAELCALRPDKFAAFASLTMQHPELAVEQLEFAVKQQGLRGAAIGGSVAGQDFSDPKYHPVLAKAQELNVALFIHPQSTPQLAQRFKGNGWMSNVIGNPLDTTIALQHLIYEGVLDKYPQLKVLAAHGGGFLGSYAPRMDHSCFVSPQNCDPNIVLKKKPSEYLKQLYFDSLVFTPEALAYLVSQVGASQVVIGTDHPIPWEEFPVERVMATKGLSNADRISILGGNAARLLNLS; translated from the coding sequence ATGCATAATCGTCGCTCTTTTCTAAAAACATCTGGCAAAGCCTTGGGCGGATTATTCTTTTGCGGCTGCGGACTCTCACATGCTGCAGAAGGTCAGCCAAAGCGTGTGACCCCAGTATTTATCAATGGCAAACGCATTAAAACGATTGATGTCCATGCGCACTGCATGTTTCAAGATGCAATTGATTTGATGGTTGAGGATGCCAAGTCTGTACCACCACCGACTAAGGGCGTTCCAGAGCATTTCATCAAAATTAATGAACGCATTAAAGCAATGGAGGCGCAAGGCATTGATATGCAAGTGCTCAGCATCAATCCTTACTGGTATCGCAAGGATAAAGAAACCGCTGCTGAAATCTGTCGCCTAAACAATCTCCATCTAGCTGAGTTATGTGCTCTTAGACCAGATAAGTTTGCTGCCTTTGCATCCCTCACAATGCAGCACCCAGAATTAGCCGTTGAGCAACTTGAATTTGCTGTGAAACAGCAAGGTCTTCGCGGAGCCGCCATTGGTGGAAGTGTTGCAGGACAAGATTTTTCTGATCCAAAATATCATCCAGTATTGGCCAAGGCTCAAGAGCTAAATGTTGCTCTATTTATCCACCCTCAAAGCACCCCTCAACTGGCTCAGCGCTTCAAGGGAAACGGGTGGATGTCCAACGTCATCGGTAACCCCCTAGATACTACGATTGCTTTACAGCATCTCATCTATGAAGGTGTTTTAGATAAGTACCCACAACTTAAAGTACTGGCAGCACATGGTGGCGGGTTCTTGGGATCCTATGCACCACGCATGGATCACAGTTGCTTTGTTTCACCACAAAATTGTGATCCTAATATTGTGCTTAAGAAAAAACCTTCCGAATACCTTAAGCAACTCTATTTTGATTCACTTGTCTTTACACCTGAAGCGTTAGCATATTTAGTCTCGCAGGTTGGCGCAAGTCAGGTAGTGATTGGCACTGATCACCCTATCCCCTGGGAAGAATTTCCGGTAGAGCGCGTTATGGCAACCAAAGGTCTAAGTAATGCTGATCGCATTAGTATTTTGGGCGGCAATGCGGCCCGACTATTAAATCTTTCTTAA
- a CDS encoding CoA ester lyase produces MINTSRPRRSVLYMPGANTRALEKAKTLAADSLILDLEDAVAPDAKVTARKNILAALETGFGYREAVVRINGLNTPWGLDDLKAFANSKADAIVLPKVESASQVQEVAKILKDSKARPDLTIWAMIETPKAIFKLEEIASSHFLLEALVLGTSDLVKDLHARHTPNRLETQTALSLSILAARAFGLCVLDGVHLSLDDETGLRQSCIQGRDMGFDGKTLIHPSQIALANEYFGPSLQEVTEAQERITAYEAAIKSGAGIAVLNGKLIEELHIQDAKRILALANSIQSFAS; encoded by the coding sequence ATGATCAATACCAGTAGACCCCGCCGCTCCGTCCTCTATATGCCAGGGGCCAATACTAGGGCACTAGAAAAGGCTAAGACACTAGCGGCTGATTCGCTAATTTTAGATCTAGAAGATGCAGTGGCGCCTGATGCCAAAGTTACCGCCCGAAAAAATATTCTTGCGGCCCTAGAAACTGGTTTTGGATATCGCGAAGCAGTTGTCAGAATTAACGGTCTTAATACTCCGTGGGGATTGGATGACTTAAAAGCTTTTGCAAATAGCAAAGCTGATGCCATCGTATTGCCCAAAGTAGAATCTGCCTCGCAAGTACAAGAGGTCGCTAAAATCCTCAAGGACTCCAAAGCGCGTCCTGACTTAACGATTTGGGCCATGATTGAAACACCTAAGGCAATTTTTAAACTCGAGGAAATTGCTAGCTCACATTTCCTTCTTGAAGCCTTAGTTTTAGGAACCTCAGATCTCGTCAAAGATTTACATGCGAGACATACCCCTAATCGACTCGAAACCCAAACTGCGCTTTCACTTTCGATTCTGGCAGCGAGAGCATTTGGTCTTTGCGTATTAGATGGAGTTCATCTTTCTCTAGATGATGAGACAGGCTTACGACAGTCTTGCATTCAGGGCAGAGATATGGGTTTTGATGGCAAGACCTTAATTCATCCAAGTCAAATTGCATTAGCCAATGAATACTTTGGCCCCTCGCTCCAAGAAGTTACTGAAGCCCAAGAGCGCATCACGGCCTATGAGGCAGCAATCAAGTCTGGGGCAGGTATTGCAGTTCTCAATGGCAAACTCATCGAGGAACTCCATATTCAAGATGCTAAACGGATCTTGGCTCTAGCCAACTCCATTCAGTCCTTTGCCAGCTAA
- a CDS encoding DUF4239 domain-containing protein encodes MMDLPILRYLLTSYDVALRFELTLIILITCFVVFWISQKVFPGILFGEDSEYAGYIYNAMGVVFSLVFAFVTVLVWQNYNGVSDAVAKEATTLNNMYRIYSAFPPEVERKGKEGLRAYVNTVINEEWPMLSNDQFSVKAYQELLVIENLAIHLKPQNLGESNAHQQLLRLSLEATELRRSRIYNARFALAPPAWFGLVSSLVIFLLFSCLFQMKSRRTHVVLLIFLSSTVVGILYFLVLFIHPFLGPMAIGPDPLVNLLKLSWIY; translated from the coding sequence ATGATGGATTTGCCAATTCTCAGATATCTACTTACTTCCTATGATGTCGCTCTTCGCTTTGAGCTGACGCTCATTATTTTGATAACCTGTTTTGTCGTTTTTTGGATCTCTCAAAAAGTCTTTCCAGGAATACTCTTTGGGGAAGATTCTGAGTATGCAGGCTATATCTATAACGCTATGGGCGTTGTCTTTAGTTTAGTCTTTGCATTCGTAACGGTATTGGTTTGGCAAAACTACAACGGGGTTAGCGATGCCGTCGCCAAAGAAGCAACCACTCTCAATAATATGTACCGAATTTATTCCGCCTTTCCACCTGAAGTAGAGCGCAAAGGAAAAGAGGGATTGAGGGCCTATGTGAATACGGTAATTAACGAAGAGTGGCCAATGCTCAGCAATGATCAATTTAGCGTGAAGGCTTATCAAGAATTATTAGTAATTGAAAATTTAGCAATCCATCTGAAACCACAAAATCTTGGGGAATCTAATGCACATCAACAACTCTTGCGTCTTTCATTAGAAGCGACAGAGCTTCGCAGAAGTAGGATCTATAACGCCCGCTTTGCTTTAGCTCCCCCCGCATGGTTTGGACTAGTGAGTAGTTTGGTTATTTTTCTACTGTTCTCCTGCTTATTTCAGATGAAATCTCGGCGCACGCATGTAGTGTTGCTTATCTTTTTAAGCTCGACCGTGGTGGGCATCCTCTATTTCTTGGTGCTATTTATTCATCCATTCTTGGGACCCATGGCCATTGGTCCAGACCCACTGGTCAATCTTCTCAAACTCTCTTGGATTTATTAA
- a CDS encoding gamma-glutamylcyclotransferase: MSSPYLFVYGTLKSDALNANAQRLHQHARLLGAAKWQGALYLVSNYPGAARSNNHDDDVLGEAWELRNPEALLASLDEYEECAPSSPGPHEYVRSLESIWLGQDEIKAWVYIYNLEIARLQKIESGNFINKNQTLIRRVTK; encoded by the coding sequence ATGAGCTCCCCATATTTGTTCGTTTACGGAACGCTTAAATCTGATGCATTAAATGCCAATGCCCAGAGATTGCATCAACATGCTCGGTTGCTGGGGGCAGCTAAATGGCAGGGAGCGCTTTATCTCGTGAGCAATTATCCAGGTGCAGCGAGATCTAACAATCATGATGATGATGTCTTGGGTGAGGCTTGGGAATTACGCAACCCAGAAGCATTATTGGCATCTTTAGATGAGTACGAGGAATGTGCACCTAGTAGTCCAGGCCCTCATGAGTACGTTAGATCTTTAGAATCGATTTGGCTTGGTCAGGATGAGATAAAGGCTTGGGTGTACATCTATAACTTGGAGATCGCTCGACTCCAAAAGATTGAGTCTGGAAATTTTATTAATAAAAACCAGACCCTCATACGTCGAGTTACCAAATAA